From the Terriglobia bacterium genome, one window contains:
- a CDS encoding YIP1 family protein, protein MSQEMPGSTSPVSVEPTKSPLERIIGVFVSPKATFEDINRKPDWLVPAILIVFVALAVTYVFLSHADMLELIRAQIEKSGRPVPSDEALQSGLKFSVIISYVSVLVVVPLALVVVSGVLFAVFSFIMGAETTFKKIFAANAYASMPSLLKSIIAIPILFVKQPTEFGNPADVVQSNLSILFDPSNKALYAFGKSIDIFTIWSLVVLAMGVAGVSKNLTFKKSLTTIIILWLIVIACVVGWAAIRK, encoded by the coding sequence ATGAGTCAGGAAATGCCGGGCAGCACATCACCTGTTTCAGTGGAACCAACCAAGAGCCCCCTGGAGCGAATCATCGGGGTGTTCGTCTCGCCGAAGGCCACTTTTGAAGACATCAACCGCAAGCCGGACTGGCTTGTGCCCGCGATTTTGATTGTGTTTGTGGCCTTGGCCGTCACGTATGTCTTTCTATCCCACGCGGACATGCTTGAGTTGATCCGGGCTCAGATTGAAAAATCGGGACGTCCGGTGCCGTCTGATGAAGCCCTGCAGTCTGGACTAAAGTTCAGTGTTATCATCAGTTACGTCTCGGTCCTGGTGGTCGTTCCCCTCGCTCTGGTAGTGGTTTCGGGGGTTCTTTTCGCTGTATTCAGTTTTATCATGGGGGCGGAGACGACGTTTAAGAAGATATTTGCGGCGAACGCCTATGCCTCCATGCCGAGTCTGCTGAAGTCGATCATCGCGATTCCCATTTTGTTTGTCAAACAGCCCACCGAGTTTGGCAACCCGGCCGATGTCGTCCAGTCCAATTTATCGATCTTATTCGATCCGAGCAACAAGGCGTTGTACGCCTTCGGGAAATCGATCGATATTTTTACCATCTGGTCCCTTGTTGTGCTGGCGATGGGTGTCGCGGGGGTCTCGAAGAACCTGACCTTTAAGAAGTCGCTCACGACCATCATCATTCTCTGGCTTATCGTGATCGCGTGTGTGGTTGGATGGGCGGCGATAAGGAAATAG
- a CDS encoding ABC transporter ATP-binding protein, which translates to MAENNVLLQVNHLKKYFPADNRLLFGRGKEFVHAVDDIDFFIRSGGVLGLVGESGCGKSTTGRLVLRLIEPTSGEVIFDQENLFHLDRESLRRKRRSMQIVFQDPYSSLNPRLRIRTTLAEPFIVHRICKKTEIEGRLRSLLETVGFEPEVLDRFPHEFSGGQRQRIAIARAIALKPKFVVADEPVSSLDVSVQAQIINLLADLRDQFQLTFLFISHSLPVVAHLCDRIAVMYLGKIVEEGTTEEVFTRSAHPYTRALLSAVPEPDPKPKSSRLVLRGEIPSAVRVPSGCRFHPRCPIADAACAAAEPPRETISTSHWSACFKFKDATQLAIK; encoded by the coding sequence ATGGCAGAAAATAACGTCTTGCTCCAGGTCAATCATCTAAAGAAATACTTTCCTGCGGACAATCGCCTGCTCTTCGGAAGGGGGAAGGAATTTGTCCATGCGGTCGACGACATCGACTTCTTCATCCGGAGCGGAGGAGTTTTGGGGCTGGTGGGGGAGTCGGGATGCGGGAAATCGACCACGGGTCGGCTTGTGTTGCGTTTGATTGAGCCCACCTCGGGGGAGGTCATTTTCGATCAAGAGAATCTGTTCCATCTCGATCGCGAGAGCCTCCGCCGAAAACGCCGGTCCATGCAGATTGTCTTTCAGGACCCTTACTCCTCACTCAATCCGCGCCTGCGCATTCGGACCACGCTGGCCGAGCCTTTCATTGTCCATCGTATCTGCAAGAAGACGGAAATCGAAGGGCGCTTGAGGTCGTTGCTCGAGACGGTGGGATTTGAGCCGGAGGTGCTGGATCGTTTTCCGCACGAATTCAGCGGGGGGCAGCGGCAGCGCATTGCCATTGCGCGCGCCATTGCGCTCAAGCCGAAGTTTGTTGTCGCCGACGAGCCGGTCTCCTCTCTGGATGTCTCGGTCCAGGCACAAATCATCAATCTGCTGGCTGATTTGAGAGACCAGTTTCAACTCACCTTTCTCTTCATCTCTCACAGCCTGCCGGTGGTGGCGCACCTGTGTGACCGGATCGCCGTCATGTATCTCGGGAAGATCGTCGAAGAAGGAACCACCGAGGAGGTCTTTACCCGCAGCGCCCATCCTTACACACGGGCCCTGCTCTCGGCCGTCCCGGAACCCGACCCGAAACCAAAATCGAGCCGGCTCGTATTACGGGGAGAGATACCTTCCGCGGTCAGAGTTCCCAGTGGTTGTCGATTTCATCCGCGTTGCCCGATTGCCGATGCAGCCTGTGCGGCGGCAGAGCCTCCCCGGGAAACCATTTCGACAAGCCACTGGTCGGCCTGCTTTAAATTCAAAGATGCCACCCAACTTGCAATTAAGTGA